The following are encoded together in the Camelus ferus isolate YT-003-E chromosome 30, BCGSAC_Cfer_1.0, whole genome shotgun sequence genome:
- the LOC116660661 gene encoding insulin-like growth factor-binding protein 2 → MNLGGGGGAGRKPLKSGMKEPAMFREVTEQHQQMGKGGKRHLGLEEPTKLQPPPARTPCQQDLDQVLERISSTRLPDEWGPLEHLCSLHIPKCDKHGLHNPRQRKTSLNGQRGECWCVNPSTGKLIQGAPPSAGTRVSSLPQ, encoded by the coding sequence ATGAATTTGGGAGGCGGAGGCGGTGCCGGCCGGAAGCCCCTGAAGTCAGGCATGAAGGAGCCAGCCATGTTCCGGGAGGTCACCGAGCAGCACCAGCAGATGGGCAAGGGTGGCAAACGTCACCTCGGCCTGGAGGAGCCCACGAAGCTGCAGCCACCACCTGCCAGGACCCCCTGCCAGCAGGATTTGGACCAGGTCCTGGAGCGGATCTCCTCCACGCGTCTTCCTGATGAGTGGGGCCCCCTGGAGCACCTCTGCTCCTTGCACATCCCCAAGTGTGACAAGCACGGCCTGCACAACCCCAGACAGCGCAAGACGTCTCTGAACGGGCAGCGTGGGGAGTGCTGGTGTGTGAACCCCAGCACCGGGAAGCTGATCCAGGGAGCCCCACCATCCGCGGGGACCCGAGTGTCATCTCTTCCACAATGA